One window of Rhizobium leguminosarum genomic DNA carries:
- a CDS encoding ABC transporter substrate-binding protein — protein MMMTKLSRNFRLLSAGAALSLLMMAAPSAFAETPKDTLVEGFAIDDIITMDPGEAFELSTAEVTTNSYSLLVRLDMDDTSKVKGDLADSWSVSDDGLTYTFKLKSGLKFASGNPITAEDVAWSFERAVKLDKSPAFNLTQFGLTGDNVTEKAKAADAGTFVFTVDKAYAPSFVLNCLTATVASVVDKKLVMEHVKAVTPDAEHKYDNDFGNEWLKTGYAGSGAYKLREWRANEVVVLERNDNYYGDKAKLNRVIYRYMKESAAQRLALEAGDIDIARNLEPGDIDAVSKNADLATTSAPKGTIYYVSLNNKNENLKKPEVQEAFKYLVDYDAIGATLIKGIGEIHQTFLPKGQLGALDENPYKLDVAKAKELLAKAGVPDGFSITMDVRNTQPVTGIAESMQQTLAQAGVKMEIIPGDGKQTLTKYRARTHDMYIGQWGSDYFDPNSNADTFTGNPDNSDAGTVKTLAWRNTWEAPELDKQAKAALLERDAAKRAAIYQDIQKKYLENSPFVFIFQQTEVAGYRKSVKDFKLGPSFDTNFVGPIAKE, from the coding sequence ATGATGATGACCAAGCTTAGCCGCAATTTCCGACTGCTATCCGCGGGAGCCGCTCTTTCGCTGCTGATGATGGCAGCACCCTCCGCCTTTGCCGAGACGCCCAAGGATACGCTGGTCGAAGGGTTCGCCATCGACGATATCATCACGATGGATCCGGGCGAGGCGTTCGAACTCTCGACCGCCGAAGTTACCACCAACAGTTACAGCCTGCTCGTCCGTCTCGATATGGACGACACATCCAAGGTGAAAGGCGATCTGGCGGACAGCTGGAGCGTTTCCGATGATGGCCTGACCTATACGTTCAAGCTGAAATCGGGCCTGAAATTCGCCTCCGGCAACCCGATCACCGCCGAAGACGTCGCCTGGTCGTTCGAGCGCGCCGTCAAGCTCGACAAAAGCCCGGCCTTCAACCTCACTCAATTCGGCCTGACCGGCGACAACGTTACGGAAAAAGCCAAGGCGGCCGATGCCGGCACCTTCGTGTTCACCGTCGACAAGGCCTATGCGCCGAGTTTCGTGCTCAACTGCCTGACGGCAACGGTTGCTTCCGTCGTCGACAAGAAGCTGGTGATGGAGCATGTGAAGGCGGTGACGCCCGATGCCGAGCACAAATACGACAATGATTTCGGCAATGAGTGGCTGAAGACCGGCTATGCCGGATCCGGCGCCTATAAGCTGCGCGAATGGCGCGCCAATGAAGTGGTCGTTCTGGAACGTAACGACAATTATTACGGCGACAAGGCAAAGCTCAATCGCGTCATTTACCGCTACATGAAGGAAAGCGCTGCGCAGCGGCTGGCGCTCGAAGCCGGCGACATCGATATCGCCCGCAACCTCGAGCCTGGCGACATCGACGCCGTTTCGAAGAATGCCGATCTCGCGACGACGAGTGCGCCGAAGGGCACGATCTATTATGTCAGCCTGAACAACAAGAACGAGAACCTCAAGAAGCCGGAAGTCCAGGAAGCTTTCAAGTATCTGGTCGACTATGATGCGATCGGCGCGACCTTGATCAAGGGTATCGGCGAAATCCATCAGACCTTCCTGCCGAAGGGCCAGCTCGGCGCGCTCGACGAAAATCCCTATAAGCTCGATGTCGCCAAGGCCAAGGAACTGCTCGCCAAGGCCGGCGTACCCGACGGTTTCTCGATCACCATGGATGTGCGCAACACTCAGCCGGTGACCGGTATCGCCGAATCCATGCAGCAGACGCTGGCGCAGGCCGGCGTGAAGATGGAAATCATCCCGGGCGACGGCAAACAGACGCTGACCAAATACCGCGCCCGCACCCACGACATGTATATCGGCCAATGGGGTTCGGACTATTTCGACCCGAATTCCAATGCCGATACCTTTACCGGCAATCCCGACAATTCCGATGCCGGCACAGTGAAGACGCTCGCATGGCGCAACACCTGGGAAGCGCCGGAGCTCGACAAGCAAGCCAAGGCCGCACTTCTGGAACGTGACGCCGCCAAGCGCGCCGCCATATATCAGGACATCCAGAAGAAATACCTTGAAAACAGCCCCTTCGTCTTCATCTTCCAGCAGACCGAGGTGGCCGGTTACCGCAAAAGCGTGAAGGACTTCAAGTTGGGTCCAAGCTTCGACACCAATTTCGTCGGTCCGATCGCCAAGGAATAG
- a CDS encoding ABC transporter permease yields the protein MSTVETTEAARPRKGRAGAFAKALGRFLFAAVTTYFGLLAVTFFIGRVVPIDPVLAILGDRAPAHVVERVRQEMGFNLPLYQQFFIYVKGILSGDFGNSVLTTNPVMVDIRRVLPATIELATLGTLIGAFVGVPLGVLAAVRRGSIVDQVVRVVGLIGYSVPIFWLALISLVIFYAQLRWVAFPGRIDIVFEYTFTPITGLYLLDSAWQGQWDVFYDVFRHIILPASLLGYFSLAYISRMTRSFMLNELSQEYIVAARAKGLSETRVIWGHALRNAAVPLVTVIALSYAGLLEGSVLTETVFSWPGIGLYITNSLQNADMNAVLGGTIVIGTVFIGINLLSDLLYRTLDPRTRNR from the coding sequence TTGAGCACCGTCGAAACGACAGAGGCGGCGCGGCCCCGAAAGGGCCGTGCCGGCGCCTTCGCAAAGGCGTTAGGGCGGTTTCTGTTTGCCGCCGTCACCACCTATTTCGGCCTTCTGGCCGTCACCTTCTTCATCGGCCGCGTTGTGCCGATCGATCCCGTGCTCGCCATTCTCGGCGATCGCGCCCCCGCCCATGTCGTCGAGCGCGTGCGCCAGGAGATGGGCTTCAACCTGCCGCTCTATCAGCAGTTCTTCATCTATGTGAAAGGCATACTGTCCGGCGATTTCGGTAATTCGGTGCTGACGACCAATCCGGTCATGGTCGATATCCGCCGTGTCCTGCCGGCAACCATCGAGCTTGCGACACTCGGAACGCTCATAGGCGCCTTCGTCGGCGTGCCGCTCGGCGTTCTCGCCGCCGTGCGTCGCGGCAGCATCGTCGACCAGGTCGTGCGCGTCGTCGGCCTGATCGGTTATTCGGTGCCGATCTTCTGGCTGGCGCTGATCTCGCTCGTCATCTTCTACGCGCAGTTGCGCTGGGTGGCGTTTCCGGGCCGCATCGACATCGTCTTCGAATACACGTTCACGCCGATCACCGGCTTGTATCTGCTGGACAGTGCCTGGCAGGGGCAATGGGATGTCTTTTACGATGTCTTCCGCCACATCATCCTGCCTGCATCGCTGCTCGGCTATTTCTCGCTCGCCTACATCAGCCGTATGACGCGCAGCTTCATGCTGAACGAGCTTTCCCAGGAATATATCGTTGCCGCGCGCGCCAAGGGGCTTTCGGAAACGCGGGTGATCTGGGGCCATGCGCTGCGCAATGCCGCCGTGCCGCTGGTCACCGTCATCGCGCTCTCCTATGCCGGCCTGCTCGAAGGCTCGGTGCTGACCGAGACCGTCTTTTCCTGGCCGGGCATCGGACTCTACATCACCAATTCGCTGCAGAACGCCGACATGAATGCCGTGCTCGGCGGGACGATCGTCATCGGCACGGTCTTCATCGGCATCAACCTTCTGTCCGATCTTCTCTACCGGACGCTCGACCCAAGGACGCGAAACCGATGA
- a CDS encoding ABC transporter ATP-binding protein: MSAALEADNLSVVYDQFHALKDVSVTVERGESFGLVGESGSGKSTLLRAVAGLAPISGGAINIDGEALKGLKRSKIFYRRVQMVFQDPYGSLHPRQTIDRLLLEPLAIHGIDDSEKRIARALDEVGLGNGFRFRYPHQLSGGQRQRVAIARALIVEPSILLLDEPTSALDASVQAEVLNLLEQIRRDRKLTFVMVSHDLGVITHMCERLAVMRNGAVVERLSSEELASGAVREDYTKNLMIASKGFVKA, from the coding sequence ATGAGCGCAGCTCTTGAGGCCGATAATCTCAGCGTCGTCTACGATCAATTTCACGCGCTGAAGGATGTCAGCGTCACGGTTGAGCGCGGCGAATCCTTTGGTCTCGTCGGCGAGTCCGGCTCGGGGAAATCGACTTTGCTGCGGGCCGTCGCCGGACTGGCGCCGATCAGCGGCGGCGCGATCAACATCGACGGCGAAGCGCTGAAAGGGTTAAAACGCAGCAAAATCTTCTATCGGCGCGTGCAGATGGTCTTTCAGGACCCGTATGGTTCGCTGCATCCGCGCCAGACGATCGACCGGCTCCTGCTCGAGCCGCTTGCGATTCACGGCATCGACGACAGCGAGAAGCGCATCGCCCGCGCGCTCGACGAGGTCGGCCTCGGCAACGGCTTCCGTTTCCGCTACCCGCACCAGCTCTCCGGCGGCCAGCGGCAACGCGTGGCGATCGCCCGGGCATTGATCGTCGAACCGTCGATCCTGCTGCTCGACGAGCCGACCTCGGCGCTCGACGCCTCGGTGCAGGCCGAGGTCCTGAACCTCTTGGAGCAGATCCGGCGCGACCGCAAGCTCACCTTCGTGATGGTGAGCCACGATCTCGGCGTCATCACCCATATGTGCGAAAGGTTGGCCGTGATGCGCAACGGCGCCGTCGTCGAACGTTTGAGTTCGGAAGAACTGGCAAGCGGCGCGGTTCGGGAGGACTACACGAAAAATTTGATGATTGCGAGCAAGGGGTTCGTCAAAGCCTGA
- a CDS encoding ABC transporter ATP-binding protein encodes MTTLLTVDKLKVSYPTRTGMIEAVRGVSFTLGKERLGIVGESGSGKSQTGRAIMGLTPKHAVVTADRLDFNGIDLIKASAGERRRLRGKRIAMILQDPKYSLDPVMTIGRQICETLRTHERVGKAEARERALAMLEAVQIRDPKRVFDLHPHEVSGGMGQRAMIAMMLIAGPELLIADEPTSALDVTVQLDVLRIMDRLVSERGMGLIFVSHDLRLVSSFCDRVIVMYAGKIVEELAAADLKHAQHPYTKGLLNCMPEIGQNRHPLPVLDRRPEWAA; translated from the coding sequence ATGACGACACTTCTGACCGTGGACAAACTCAAGGTCAGCTACCCCACGCGCACCGGCATGATCGAGGCCGTGCGCGGCGTCTCCTTCACGCTCGGCAAGGAAAGGCTCGGCATCGTCGGCGAATCCGGTTCCGGAAAATCGCAGACCGGCAGGGCGATCATGGGGCTGACGCCGAAACACGCTGTCGTCACGGCCGACAGGCTGGATTTCAACGGCATCGACCTCATCAAAGCCTCCGCCGGCGAAAGGCGCAGGCTGCGCGGCAAGCGCATCGCCATGATCCTGCAGGATCCGAAATATTCGCTCGATCCGGTCATGACGATTGGGCGGCAGATCTGCGAAACGCTGCGTACCCATGAGAGGGTCGGCAAAGCGGAGGCGCGCGAGCGCGCGCTCGCCATGCTGGAAGCGGTGCAGATCCGCGATCCGAAACGTGTCTTCGACCTGCATCCGCACGAAGTTTCGGGCGGCATGGGGCAGCGCGCGATGATCGCCATGATGCTGATTGCCGGGCCTGAACTGCTGATTGCCGACGAGCCGACGTCGGCGCTCGACGTGACGGTGCAGCTCGATGTGCTGAGGATCATGGACAGGCTGGTGTCGGAGCGCGGCATGGGACTGATCTTCGTTTCCCACGATCTGAGGCTGGTCTCCTCCTTCTGCGACCGCGTCATTGTCATGTATGCCGGAAAGATCGTCGAGGAGCTCGCGGCCGCCGATCTTAAACATGCGCAGCATCCCTATACGAAGGGATTGCTGAATTGCATGCCCGAGATCGGCCAGAACCGTCATCCGCTGCCGGTGCTCGATCGCAGGCCGGAGTGGGCGGCATGA
- a CDS encoding ABC transporter permease, producing MTAPASPSPAMSRREWLLSDRPQSRMQARLGRAYVTWRQFTANRLAVVGLLIIIALLFIAAFADVLATHNPVVGDLRNARLLPPGTAEFLLGTDDQGRDIYSRLIYGSRLTLLVIVLVAVISAPIGLIVGTVSGYAGGWVDATLMRITDIFLAFPKLVLALAFVAALGPGIQNAIIAIAITSWPPYARIARAETLTVRRSDYISAVKLMGASPFRIILRHVMPLCISSLIVRVTLDMAGIILTAAGLGFLGLGAQPPLPEWGAMIASGRRFILDQWWVAAMPGIAILIVSLGFNLLGDGLRDALDPKESGQ from the coding sequence ATGACGGCCCCTGCCAGCCCATCTCCCGCGATGAGCCGCCGCGAATGGCTGCTTTCCGACCGGCCGCAATCGCGCATGCAGGCCCGCCTCGGCCGCGCCTATGTCACCTGGCGGCAGTTCACGGCAAACAGGCTTGCTGTCGTCGGGCTGCTGATCATCATCGCGCTGCTTTTCATCGCCGCTTTCGCCGATGTGCTCGCCACGCACAATCCCGTCGTCGGCGATCTGCGCAACGCCCGTCTGCTGCCGCCCGGAACGGCTGAATTCCTGCTCGGCACCGATGACCAGGGCCGCGACATCTATTCGCGGCTGATCTACGGATCGCGTTTGACGCTGCTCGTCATCGTGCTGGTCGCCGTCATTTCGGCGCCGATCGGTCTGATTGTCGGCACGGTATCGGGCTATGCCGGAGGCTGGGTGGATGCGACGCTGATGCGCATCACCGATATCTTTCTCGCCTTTCCGAAGCTGGTGCTGGCGCTCGCCTTTGTTGCCGCGCTCGGTCCCGGCATTCAGAACGCGATCATCGCCATCGCCATCACATCCTGGCCGCCCTATGCCCGCATCGCCCGCGCCGAGACACTGACGGTCCGGCGGTCCGATTATATTTCGGCGGTGAAGCTGATGGGCGCCTCGCCGTTCCGCATCATCCTGCGCCATGTCATGCCGCTCTGCATTTCCTCGCTGATCGTGCGCGTGACGCTCGACATGGCGGGCATCATCCTGACCGCTGCCGGTCTCGGCTTCCTCGGCCTCGGGGCGCAGCCGCCCCTACCGGAATGGGGGGCGATGATCGCCTCGGGACGGCGCTTCATCCTCGATCAATGGTGGGTCGCGGCGATGCCCGGCATCGCCATCCTCATCGTCAGCCTCGGCTTCAATCTGCTTGGCGACGGCCTGCGCGACGCGCTCGATCCGAAGGAGAGCGGCCAATGA